A single window of Pogoniulus pusillus isolate bPogPus1 chromosome 11, bPogPus1.pri, whole genome shotgun sequence DNA harbors:
- the SPEF1 gene encoding sperm flagellar protein 1 isoform X2: MASGGAELRALYGWLDTVPLSRPRRNIARDFSDGVLAAEVVKFFFPSMVQLHSYVPASSTPQKLANWGHLNRKVLSKLNFSVPDDVVQQVVQCRPGAVEQVLLLLRQKIEERQKQIKDLGGQEEVSYLETGYCKAKGGTGGGCAQESARAAGLKKSHHGYVQPPPEGADVHLQLAEREQALLLAQETIQILQLKVARLEQLLQLKNVRIDDLSRRLQAQCHR; the protein is encoded by the exons ATGGCGAGCGGCGGAGCGGAGCTGCGAGCCCTCTACGGCTGGCTGGACACCGTGCCCCTGTCCCGGCCACGCAGGAACATCGCACGGGACTTCAGCGACGGGG TGCTCGCAGCCGAGGTGGTgaagttcttcttcccctccatgGTGCAGCTGCACAGCTACGTGCCCGCGAGCTCCACGCCGCAGAAGCTTGCCAACTGGGGCCATCTCAACAG AAAGGTGCTGAGCAAGCTGAACTTCTCTGTCCCGGATGATGTGGTCCagcaggtggtgcagtgccgGCCGGGAGCGGTGGAGCAGGTCCTTCTCCTGCTGCGGCAGAAGattgaggagaggcagaagcagatCAAG GATTTGGGTGGACAGGAAGAGGTCAGCTACCTGGAGACAG GTTACTGCAAGGCGAAgggtggcacaggaggaggctgtgcccaggagtctgccagggctgcagg GTTGAAGAAGAGCCACCATGGCTATGTGCAACCTCCTCCAGAGGGCGCTgatgtccacctgcagctggcagagagggaacaGGCCCTACTCCTGGCACAGGAGACCATCCAG ATCCTGCAGCTGAAGGTGGCAaggttggagcagctgctgcagctcaagaACGTGCGGATAGATGACCTCAGCCGTCGACTCCAAGCCCAGTGCCACCGGTAG
- the SPEF1 gene encoding sperm flagellar protein 1 isoform X1 yields the protein MASGGAELRALYGWLDTVPLSRPRRNIARDFSDGVLAAEVVKFFFPSMVQLHSYVPASSTPQKLANWGHLNRKVLSKLNFSVPDDVVQQVVQCRPGAVEQVLLLLRQKIEERQKQIKVVSITGQDLGGQEEVSYLETGYCKAKGGTGGGCAQESARAAGLKKSHHGYVQPPPEGADVHLQLAEREQALLLAQETIQILQLKVARLEQLLQLKNVRIDDLSRRLQAQCHR from the exons ATGGCGAGCGGCGGAGCGGAGCTGCGAGCCCTCTACGGCTGGCTGGACACCGTGCCCCTGTCCCGGCCACGCAGGAACATCGCACGGGACTTCAGCGACGGGG TGCTCGCAGCCGAGGTGGTgaagttcttcttcccctccatgGTGCAGCTGCACAGCTACGTGCCCGCGAGCTCCACGCCGCAGAAGCTTGCCAACTGGGGCCATCTCAACAG AAAGGTGCTGAGCAAGCTGAACTTCTCTGTCCCGGATGATGTGGTCCagcaggtggtgcagtgccgGCCGGGAGCGGTGGAGCAGGTCCTTCTCCTGCTGCGGCAGAAGattgaggagaggcagaagcagatCAAGGTGGTGTCCATCACAGGCCAG GATTTGGGTGGACAGGAAGAGGTCAGCTACCTGGAGACAG GTTACTGCAAGGCGAAgggtggcacaggaggaggctgtgcccaggagtctgccagggctgcagg GTTGAAGAAGAGCCACCATGGCTATGTGCAACCTCCTCCAGAGGGCGCTgatgtccacctgcagctggcagagagggaacaGGCCCTACTCCTGGCACAGGAGACCATCCAG ATCCTGCAGCTGAAGGTGGCAaggttggagcagctgctgcagctcaagaACGTGCGGATAGATGACCTCAGCCGTCGACTCCAAGCCCAGTGCCACCGGTAG
- the CDC25B gene encoding M-phase inducer phosphatase 2 isoform X1: MAARGGPGPRGLAVVPPIALSPATMSPVSTLALGMDNLGGLGSHGDTPKRRLAALCPQGRWAGRDVAPGLAAPGSSRDSVSSESSDAGVGLDSPTEEDPEALEEAFEKAVQETGRVLKDNKLLIRRIQSLPPRLLGASPALKNISHSREFNGCEKRSHREPEDMEGFVFKKPQRPGQRGRLPTSDGSVGRDRFAQRLGSAPELLFDTPEKENVPKGESPIILRRCSLTSSMSEEEDDGFMEILDEEEMKSDGDMPQGMENLLTAPLVRKEEAEPCPARRGKCRQLFRSPSMPSSIIRPILKRIDRPQDRDTPVKTKRRKSVAGTPGEEAAEPRARLLRSRSYCQEEIENLLANDHRELIGDFSKAYVLQTVEGKHQDLKYISPEMMVAVLTGQFSSLIESCVIVDCRYPYEYEGGHIKGAVNLPLERDVEEFLLKKPIVPFDASKRVIVIFHCEFSSERGPRMCRFIREKDRACNEYPNLHYPELYVLKGGYREFFPQYQSHCEPQDYRPMHHEDFKEDLRKFRLKSRTWAGERSKRELYSRLKNC; the protein is encoded by the exons ATGGCAGCGCGGGGCGGCCCCGGGCCCCGCGGGCTGGCGGTTGTGCCACCGATCGCCCTGTCGCCAGCAACCATGTCGCCGGTCAGCACCCTAGCGCTGGGCATGGATAACCTGGGGGGACTGGGCAG CCACGGGGACACGCCGAAGCGGCGACTGGCAGCGCTGTGCCCGCAGGGccgctgggctggcagggacgtGGCTCCCGGTTTGGCGGCCCCGGGCTCTTCCCGGGACTCCGTGTCCTCGGAGTCCTCGGATGCGG GAGTGGGGCTGGACTCCCCCACGGAGGAGGACCCCGAGGCACTGGAGGAAGC TTTCGAGAAAGCAGTGCAGGAAACTGGGAGAGTTCTCAAAGA CAATAAGCTCCTTATCCGGAGGATCCAGTCACTGCCA CCACGGCTCCTgggagccagccctgccctgaagAACATCTCCCACTCCCGAGAGTTCAATGGCTGCGAGAAGAGAAGCCACAGAGAGCCTGAGGACATG GAAGGGTTCGTCTTCAAGAAGCCACAGAGGCCAGGTCAGCGTGGCAGACTGCCCACCAGTgatggcagtgtgggcagggatCGCTTTGCCCAGAGACTTGGCTCTGCACCTGAACTTCTG TTTGACACCCCCGAGAAGGAAAACGTCCCCAAGGGTGAGAGCCCTATCATCTTGCGCCGCTGCTCCTTGACCTCCTCCATgtctgaggaggaggatgatggTTTCATGGAGATCCTGGATGAGGAGGAGATGAAG AGTGATGGTGACATGCCCCAAGGGATGGAGAACCTGCTGACTGCACCACTGGtgaggaaggaggaagcagaGCCG TGTCCCGCGAGGCGTGGCAAGTGCCGGCAGCTCTTCCGCTCACCCTCCATGCCCAGCAGCATCATCAGGCCCATCCTGAAGCGCATTGACAGGCCCCAGGACAGGGACACCCCTGTCAAGACCAAGCGGCGAAAGAGCGTGGCCGGGACCCCCGGCGAGGAGGCGGCGGAGCCG AGAGCTCGGCTGCTGCGCTCCAGGTCCTACTGCCAGGAGGAGATCGAGAACCTGCTGGCCAATGACCACCGAGAGCTCATCGGGGACTTCTCTAAG GCTTATGTCCTGCAGACAGTGGAAGGGAAGCACCAGGACCTGAAGTACATTTCCCCTGAAATG ATGGTGGCTGTGCTGACAGGGCAGTTCAGCAGCCTCATCGAGAGCTGCGTGATCGTGGACTGCAGGTACCCCTACGAGTATGAGGGAGGACACATCAAG ggtGCTGTGAACCTGCCTCTGGAGCGGGACGTGGAGGAGTTCCTGCTGAAGAAGCCCATCGTGCCCTTCGATGCCAGCAAGAGGGTCATTGTCATCTTCCACTGTGAATTCTCCTCGGAGAGAGGGCCCAGGAT GTGCCGGTTCATCAGGGAGAAGGACAGAGCCTGTAACGAGTACCCCAACCTGCACTACCCTGAGCTCTACGTCTTGAAGGGGGGGTACCGAGAGTTCTTCCCCCAGTACCAG agccactgtGAGCCCCAGGACTATCGACCCATGCACCACGAGGACTTCAAGGAGGACCTGCGCAAGTTCCGCCTGAAGAGCCGCACCTGGGCTGGGGAGCGCAGCAAGAGGGAGCTCTACAGCCGCCTCAAGAACTGCTGA
- the CDC25B gene encoding M-phase inducer phosphatase 2 isoform X2, producing MAARGGPGPRGLAVVPPIALSPATMSPVSTLALGMDNLGGLGSHGDTPKRRLAALCPQGRWAGRDVAPGLAAPGSSRDSVSSESSDAGVGLDSPTEEDPEALEEANKLLIRRIQSLPPRLLGASPALKNISHSREFNGCEKRSHREPEDMEGFVFKKPQRPGQRGRLPTSDGSVGRDRFAQRLGSAPELLFDTPEKENVPKGESPIILRRCSLTSSMSEEEDDGFMEILDEEEMKSDGDMPQGMENLLTAPLVRKEEAEPCPARRGKCRQLFRSPSMPSSIIRPILKRIDRPQDRDTPVKTKRRKSVAGTPGEEAAEPRARLLRSRSYCQEEIENLLANDHRELIGDFSKAYVLQTVEGKHQDLKYISPEMMVAVLTGQFSSLIESCVIVDCRYPYEYEGGHIKGAVNLPLERDVEEFLLKKPIVPFDASKRVIVIFHCEFSSERGPRMCRFIREKDRACNEYPNLHYPELYVLKGGYREFFPQYQSHCEPQDYRPMHHEDFKEDLRKFRLKSRTWAGERSKRELYSRLKNC from the exons ATGGCAGCGCGGGGCGGCCCCGGGCCCCGCGGGCTGGCGGTTGTGCCACCGATCGCCCTGTCGCCAGCAACCATGTCGCCGGTCAGCACCCTAGCGCTGGGCATGGATAACCTGGGGGGACTGGGCAG CCACGGGGACACGCCGAAGCGGCGACTGGCAGCGCTGTGCCCGCAGGGccgctgggctggcagggacgtGGCTCCCGGTTTGGCGGCCCCGGGCTCTTCCCGGGACTCCGTGTCCTCGGAGTCCTCGGATGCGG GAGTGGGGCTGGACTCCCCCACGGAGGAGGACCCCGAGGCACTGGAGGAAGC CAATAAGCTCCTTATCCGGAGGATCCAGTCACTGCCA CCACGGCTCCTgggagccagccctgccctgaagAACATCTCCCACTCCCGAGAGTTCAATGGCTGCGAGAAGAGAAGCCACAGAGAGCCTGAGGACATG GAAGGGTTCGTCTTCAAGAAGCCACAGAGGCCAGGTCAGCGTGGCAGACTGCCCACCAGTgatggcagtgtgggcagggatCGCTTTGCCCAGAGACTTGGCTCTGCACCTGAACTTCTG TTTGACACCCCCGAGAAGGAAAACGTCCCCAAGGGTGAGAGCCCTATCATCTTGCGCCGCTGCTCCTTGACCTCCTCCATgtctgaggaggaggatgatggTTTCATGGAGATCCTGGATGAGGAGGAGATGAAG AGTGATGGTGACATGCCCCAAGGGATGGAGAACCTGCTGACTGCACCACTGGtgaggaaggaggaagcagaGCCG TGTCCCGCGAGGCGTGGCAAGTGCCGGCAGCTCTTCCGCTCACCCTCCATGCCCAGCAGCATCATCAGGCCCATCCTGAAGCGCATTGACAGGCCCCAGGACAGGGACACCCCTGTCAAGACCAAGCGGCGAAAGAGCGTGGCCGGGACCCCCGGCGAGGAGGCGGCGGAGCCG AGAGCTCGGCTGCTGCGCTCCAGGTCCTACTGCCAGGAGGAGATCGAGAACCTGCTGGCCAATGACCACCGAGAGCTCATCGGGGACTTCTCTAAG GCTTATGTCCTGCAGACAGTGGAAGGGAAGCACCAGGACCTGAAGTACATTTCCCCTGAAATG ATGGTGGCTGTGCTGACAGGGCAGTTCAGCAGCCTCATCGAGAGCTGCGTGATCGTGGACTGCAGGTACCCCTACGAGTATGAGGGAGGACACATCAAG ggtGCTGTGAACCTGCCTCTGGAGCGGGACGTGGAGGAGTTCCTGCTGAAGAAGCCCATCGTGCCCTTCGATGCCAGCAAGAGGGTCATTGTCATCTTCCACTGTGAATTCTCCTCGGAGAGAGGGCCCAGGAT GTGCCGGTTCATCAGGGAGAAGGACAGAGCCTGTAACGAGTACCCCAACCTGCACTACCCTGAGCTCTACGTCTTGAAGGGGGGGTACCGAGAGTTCTTCCCCCAGTACCAG agccactgtGAGCCCCAGGACTATCGACCCATGCACCACGAGGACTTCAAGGAGGACCTGCGCAAGTTCCGCCTGAAGAGCCGCACCTGGGCTGGGGAGCGCAGCAAGAGGGAGCTCTACAGCCGCCTCAAGAACTGCTGA